The following are encoded together in the Acanthochromis polyacanthus isolate Apoly-LR-REF ecotype Palm Island chromosome 14, KAUST_Apoly_ChrSc, whole genome shotgun sequence genome:
- the LOC110964383 gene encoding ADP-ribosylation factor-like protein 6 isoform X2 — translation MVKHQRSGMGLLDKLSGWLGLRKKEVNVLCLGLDNSGKTTIINQLKPANHSNHLGPLSEDWKHVSQAQAQEIVPTIGFNIEKFKSSSLSFTVFDMSGQSRYRNLWEHYYKESHAIIFVIDSGDKLRMVVAKEELDTLLNHDDIRIKKIPVLFFANKTDLRDAMSSVKVSQMLSLENIKDKPWHICASNAIKGEGLQEGLDWLQGDMSV, via the exons ATGGTGAAGCATCAGAGGAGTGGAATGGGGCTGCTGGATAAACTGTCAGGCTGGCTCGGCCTGAGGAAGAAAGAGGTCAACGTTCTATGTTTGGGACTGGACAACAGCGGCAAAACGACCATCATCAACCAACTCAAACCAGCTAAT CATTCGAATCATTTAGGCCCTTTGTCAGAAGACTGGAAACATGTTAGTCAG GCACAGGCGCAAGAAATAGTCCCAACAATTGGCTTCAACATTGAAAAGTTCAAGAGTTCAAG CCTGTCGTTCACAGTCTTTGATATGTCTGGGCAGAGCAGATACAGAAACCTATGGGAGCATTACTACAA AGAAAGCCACGCCATCATCTTTGTCATTGACAGCGGTGACAAACTGAGGATGGTTGTTGCAAAAGAGGAGCTGGATACACTTCTAAACCATGACG ATATCCGCATCAAAAAGATCCCTGTGTTGTTCTTCGCTAACAAGACGGATCTGCGGGACGCAATGTCTTCTGTGAAGGTCTCACAGATGTTGAGTTTGGAGAACATTAAAGACAAGCCCTGGCACATCTG TGCCAGCAATGCTATCAAAGGAGAGGGTCTACAGGAAGGCTTGGACTGGCTACAAGGTGATATGtctgtttag
- the LOC110964383 gene encoding ADP-ribosylation factor-like protein 6 isoform X1 → MVKHQRSGMGLLDKLSGWLGLRKKEVNVLCLGLDNSGKTTIINQLKPANHSNHLGPLSEDWKHVSQAQAQEIVPTIGFNIEKFKSSSLSFTVFDMSGQSRYRNLWEHYYKESHAIIFVIDSGDKLRMVVAKEELDTLLNHDDIRIKKIPVLFFANKTDLRDAMSSVKVSQMLSLENIKDKPWHICASNAIKGEGLQEGLDWLQDHIKTMST, encoded by the exons ATGGTGAAGCATCAGAGGAGTGGAATGGGGCTGCTGGATAAACTGTCAGGCTGGCTCGGCCTGAGGAAGAAAGAGGTCAACGTTCTATGTTTGGGACTGGACAACAGCGGCAAAACGACCATCATCAACCAACTCAAACCAGCTAAT CATTCGAATCATTTAGGCCCTTTGTCAGAAGACTGGAAACATGTTAGTCAG GCACAGGCGCAAGAAATAGTCCCAACAATTGGCTTCAACATTGAAAAGTTCAAGAGTTCAAG CCTGTCGTTCACAGTCTTTGATATGTCTGGGCAGAGCAGATACAGAAACCTATGGGAGCATTACTACAA AGAAAGCCACGCCATCATCTTTGTCATTGACAGCGGTGACAAACTGAGGATGGTTGTTGCAAAAGAGGAGCTGGATACACTTCTAAACCATGACG ATATCCGCATCAAAAAGATCCCTGTGTTGTTCTTCGCTAACAAGACGGATCTGCGGGACGCAATGTCTTCTGTGAAGGTCTCACAGATGTTGAGTTTGGAGAACATTAAAGACAAGCCCTGGCACATCTG TGCCAGCAATGCTATCAAAGGAGAGGGTCTACAGGAAGGCTTGGACTGGCTACAAG ATCATATCAAAACAATGAGCACATGA
- the LOC110964383 gene encoding ADP-ribosylation factor-like protein 6 isoform X3 gives MVKHQRSGMGLLDKLSGWLGLRKKEVNVLCLGLDNSGKTTIINQLKPANAQAQEIVPTIGFNIEKFKSSSLSFTVFDMSGQSRYRNLWEHYYKESHAIIFVIDSGDKLRMVVAKEELDTLLNHDDIRIKKIPVLFFANKTDLRDAMSSVKVSQMLSLENIKDKPWHICASNAIKGEGLQEGLDWLQDHIKTMST, from the exons ATGGTGAAGCATCAGAGGAGTGGAATGGGGCTGCTGGATAAACTGTCAGGCTGGCTCGGCCTGAGGAAGAAAGAGGTCAACGTTCTATGTTTGGGACTGGACAACAGCGGCAAAACGACCATCATCAACCAACTCAAACCAGCTAAT GCACAGGCGCAAGAAATAGTCCCAACAATTGGCTTCAACATTGAAAAGTTCAAGAGTTCAAG CCTGTCGTTCACAGTCTTTGATATGTCTGGGCAGAGCAGATACAGAAACCTATGGGAGCATTACTACAA AGAAAGCCACGCCATCATCTTTGTCATTGACAGCGGTGACAAACTGAGGATGGTTGTTGCAAAAGAGGAGCTGGATACACTTCTAAACCATGACG ATATCCGCATCAAAAAGATCCCTGTGTTGTTCTTCGCTAACAAGACGGATCTGCGGGACGCAATGTCTTCTGTGAAGGTCTCACAGATGTTGAGTTTGGAGAACATTAAAGACAAGCCCTGGCACATCTG TGCCAGCAATGCTATCAAAGGAGAGGGTCTACAGGAAGGCTTGGACTGGCTACAAG ATCATATCAAAACAATGAGCACATGA